GGCTTATCTTAAGCATACAATATCTAGGTGAGTGTGGCAACAAAAATTGGATTGTTTTTGGACCTTTACTTTTCTTATGTTATTGATATGGCAGCAAATCAACTAATTCTATTGTAAGTACATCTTTTCGTTAAGCAAGATTCCTTTTAATTATACACtcacaaaaatttctaaagtttCTTATTCATATTGGTAGTCATCAGTGTATTTATTTACCTATTTTCTTGATCTCTCATTTCTCaacaatgcattttttaactATCAGAAATGATACATCatgcatttaagaaaaatttattttactgacAATGCTACTGACAaagatgataaattttttaacacccacttgtaaacaaaataaataaacagctGAACAGTATTCCTATTGAAGTTTGGCAGTTAAACATTTACTGAACATGTTTCCAAGGTTAATGGGGTTAATGTATTGGTAGTTTTCTGGTTTGACAACAAAATTGTAACCTTGCTGTCTAATTTTATTGGAAGTAAACCTTCAACTGAGGTTAGAaagttttcaagaaaaaatacgTGCTGTATCAACATTTCCTGTCCGGTAATTGTCACCTTCTACAACACACACATGGGCAGAATCGACTTGTTTGATGCTTAGATTCTGTGGTGGAAGCGTAATCTGTCAACTCTACTAGTCAGATTCAAATTGGCAGTAGCAGGTTTGTTGTCTATTTACCAGGTATCACATAAACAGAAAGTGGGTTGCCATCACTCACTGACATCAAGTTATGTGTTGGTCCAAAAATTGTCATTCCTAATGAAGCGATTTGGTCTGATCAAGTTGGACATTGGTCTATATAAATGAAAAGCAGGCTTGTCGAAAATATAACAAGTGCTCCCCTTTCattcattttgtaaaaagtatgaCACTGTGCTATGTTTTTAAAGCAATTGGACCTTGGTTTTAAAGCCTTCcagcaataaaattttgatttatccTAATATCTTTATTGAGTGTATATAACTATCAAGCTCTTATTGCAAGAAAAGctctttgtttaaaacaaacattAGTTTATCATTTCTTCATAAAGTTCCACTACTGCATGatgtatcaaataaatatttagcaaTTTGTTTACcttaaaatagcttttttttaattatttttttgttataattaattttgtgaGACCATATAATGCTACTAGATTcattagtttagtttaatataaaaaaatgttatgtaaaaagggttaaaattctattaaatgttaaaattatttaaaaaaatactaaatttaaattaatttagataatataagttagatattaaatatcaaatattgatttataaaatataaaaacaataaaaaacgcaaaacttgaattaatttaaagaaattataagaaaaagaataaaaacactaaatttaaattaaagaatatatatatatatatatatatatatatatatatatatatatatatatatatatatataaatatatatatatatatgaatgtaatatatatatatatatatatatatatatatatatatatatatatatatatatatatatatatatatatatatatgtatatatatatatatatatatatatatatatatatgtatatatatatatatatatgtatgtatatatatatatatatatatatatatataacattcatatatataaattcatatatatacattcatatatatacattcaaatATATGcattcatttatatatacatgtaaaaaaaataaaaatactaattttaaattaaattataaagcaaactttaatgaaaaataaaaatacttatgaaggctttgaaatattgtatgttgcaaaatactttttgcttaggataaaaaatatacaatatctttttttgaaagGCATTTACTAtctgtttttgaaatgtttaaaagatatatttatttttgaaagaacttaccataatttttaaaacagagaacaataaacaatatgaaaagaaattttttttaacttgaatgaAATAACTATGTAAACAACTCAGATTAAATATTAGGTTTGGCACACAGACACTTACATGTTAATAAACCCTGATAGGCTGCTTTTACAATGGCATTACTAAATGCCAACCTGGATTACGAGGGCAGGATAaatacaacaataacaatattatttatgaattatGATAATAAGAAAGACACAAATAAATGAACTGTATTAAAGATACTAATATAATCAGAAGGGTGTCcattttaatgttacttttagTTAGTCAGGtttttaattatacatataatagaataaaaagaagctgCTTACCGTAGCATAGATACATCTTCTTGGTAGGATTTTAATTCAACTGATGCtggatttttaattaatttttctaatattcgaGTGTGACCAAAAAATTCATCTATGCCACTAATTACAACTACTTGACACTTTTCAGAAATTTCACAATCCTCTAACAAGTTTATAAGAACTGAGCATGAGTGTAGATCTAAACCatcatttaattcttttaacacAGCTGGAAGTGCAATAggtatatgttttaaataaatatgcataaaatCGCCATCAAACCTTGAAACAATAGGTCTTTTGAGCTCGTAAGGATAAAGCTTAATATGATCAGATGATATGACATGTTTGCACAAATCATTTAGTTCAACAATAGAAATTGCTTTTTCTAGTGTACTCACTTGGTCGAatgtattattttgaatatttgttatatttggaGGAAAAATCGAAGATTGTAGTTCATGCAAAGTTTCATTTGTCAAATTCGGTGCATTAATTGCATTTAGATTAGTGGAATCAGAAATATCAATATTAGCATCTATAtgacttttttcattaatacagTTAGTTGATTCTGAACTTAAATATTGACTTTCAAGAGTCATATTCAGGTTTAAgcacttttcttttatttcaatatccatactattatttatttcaacatCCAGTCTCTCTTTTACTTCAATCTGCTTTTCTATTCTATTGTTCCCAGTCGCATGAATTTTATAAGGTAACCGATTCATaactgaaaaattttgattttgattttgaaaaaaatttttaagggtaaaatcttttgaaagatCACCCTCCTCTACCCAATTACTAGTAccatttctaaataaaactaaaacttctGTTGAACTTTTACCATTACGATAACCTAAAATGCAATCAACTGTTTTATCAAcataaaaagaacatttatcttcactaatattattttttatcaatttaggTCGACCtcgttttcttttaatttgaagtttattttcatcaataaatgaTGTtgtaatattacataaaattttgcTACTAtcatctaataaataatttttattactaagttgcactagatttttttttccaaaagtatGACAACAATTCTTTTTTTGCAGTTCTTTTCCTTTATCTTCGTGCGGTTTAAGATTTTTCAAAGACAACTGTGTTTGTGGTTCAACTAaaagattttcatttaattgatATTCCATATTCAAATCAgttgattttttatatgacaCATTTTTAAGGTAATCattgtttgtatattttgctttatttttaacataaatatccAAGTAATGCAGAAATGGACCTCGCTGTTTTGGTTTCCTACCacgtttttttttaggtaaattgACATCATCAGCTATGCTAGTTTCCAAGTTACTATTATCTTGAAGTTTTTCATCACATTTTAGTTTCCTCTTCAAATCTCTGTTTactcctttattttttttttctaactctaATACTTTTGGTTCTTCATGCGAATGTAAATGCATTACAAATTCAGATTTTTGGTTTtcactttttaagttttctcttatatgatcatttttaaaatttggtagAACGCCTTCTATTTTGAAATCAGTTGCATCAGTCTGAAAAAgttcatattttaatatctcatcagttattattttttgtgatttatcaaaattttcattttttctctcAATTTTTACACTCTTCAGAACCGATTTAAATACATCATTTTCGAAATCACAATTTGTTTTTTCCCCATTATaaggagaaaaaaaatcattagacaCAATGTTTTTTGAACGAGGTgaaagttcttttaaatttgaatttgtttttaaaaagtttgtctgcactttactcttttttatctcagaagacaaaaaattatctaaagtGTTTTCGATTAATGTTCGGGTATTTGGTCCAACTACATTATCTCCTACGAATTTTGTTGAAGGTAAAACatcatttaacataaattttctttctttatgaGGTACCTGTATTATAATAGATGTTTCCATCTTGTGATAAAAACCATTTCTTTGAAATTTGGCAAAGCTATTATAAGAATTCAAGCGTCGACGtattttatctttgttaaataactttccGCGTCTTCGTAAATGTTCCGACCTAGTTTGGTACACTTTTGATGTGGTGACTAAGTCGCTCTGCTTCCTTTTTGTTTTTCGACATTCGCACGATAACAGTTTTTCCTGTAGACGAgtcattttaattatataaaatgcatttaaaataataaaaataaaaatttcttagagGATATTTATCGAGAAATCTTTACTAACGCATTATCTGATAATTCGTCTATATctcagccatttttaaaaacggTGGAAAACCAAATCTTGAGTTCTTTCAAATCTGTATTGGGTAAAGTAATTGTAATAGAGTTGCAAAATtgaatactttattttaatgaaaaaaaaattataacaaataaatacatgtaaaaagaaaaattatattattacgaaaattagttttaatttaaaaattatatgaaacttATTTAAGAAGTAAACGATTGTATACAAAATAACCCCCTGTTTTATATAAAGCTAAAAATGCAGTGTTGGAACTTGCTTAGAATTTCACAATAGAACACGAGacgtaaacaaataaaaaaatgctcttCGCAAAGCGTGCATTGAATTTAGCAGCTTTATATCAAGCAGCTTTGCTAAGGaatagcttttttataaataccagtatattaaaaataaagtcatgCATAAACATAACCAATAAACTACATTCTGTTTAAAGTCAGTTAACACGTTTAGttaattagtttttactttttttaattctttttataaaaatatttgttttttgtcataatcgcttgaaaatcgctataaactttttcaaacaatCGATTTTaagcacacacaaaaaaaacatttatttataatattaataaagattacgttttttaaatttctttatgtacaatatatatatatatatatatatatatatatatatatatatatatatatatatatatatatatatatatatatatatatatatatatatatatatatatatatatatatatatatatatatatatatatattcaaaaaagacAGCTTTGAAATAGCTAACTTCCAAACATtttggaagttagctatctcaaagtttgaaattttaggtcttttttgtttcaatcattatttaacaataatatgaataa
The nucleotide sequence above comes from Hydra vulgaris chromosome 09, alternate assembly HydraT2T_AEP. Encoded proteins:
- the LOC101240258 gene encoding uncharacterized protein LOC101240258 isoform X1 — translated: MTRLQEKLLSCECRKTKRKQSDLVTTSKVYQTRSEHLRRRGKLFNKDKIRRRLNSYNSFAKFQRNGFYHKMETSIIIQVPHKERKFMLNDVLPSTKFVGDNVVGPNTRTLIENTLDNFLSSEIKKSKVQTNFLKTNSNLKELSPRSKNIVSNDFFSPYNGEKTNCDFENDVFKSVLKSVKIERKNENFDKSQKIITDEILKYELFQTDATDFKIEGVLPNFKNDHIRENLKSENQKSEFVMHLHSHEEPKVLELEKKNKGVNRDLKRKLKCDEKLQDNSNLETSIADDVNLPKKKRGRKPKQRGPFLHYLDIYVKNKAKYTNNDYLKNVSYKKSTDLNMEYQLNENLLVEPQTQLSLKNLKPHEDKGKELQKKNCCHTFGKKNLVQLSNKNYLLDDSSKILCNITTSFIDENKLQIKRKRGRPKLIKNNISEDKCSFYVDKTVDCILGYRNGKSSTEVLVLFRNGTSNWVEEGDLSKDFTLKNFFQNQNQNFSVMNRLPYKIHATGNNRIEKQIEVKERLDVEINNSMDIEIKEKCLNLNMTLESQYLSSESTNCINEKSHIDANIDISDSTNLNAINAPNLTNETLHELQSSIFPPNITNIQNNTFDQVSTLEKAISIVELNDLCKHVISSDHIKLYPYELKRPIVSRFDGDFMHIYLKHIPIALPAVLKELNDGLDLHSCSVLINLLEDCEISEKCQVVVISGIDEFFGHTRILEKLIKNPASVELKSYQEDVSMLRYLIQTIRNFSKPIVAVIKKAVSGLSASLISLFDMVFDEHCECVDQKDNKSNSINVSSNSNERESNECKNFVFPRVIGLTHNNEAQIMGNHPRQTSNDFNIFDISMFSCKNLSNQLRASVQHMCNNGEASFKNEVCLNESFTSDIINKHLTTPNVIDHTEQTVDIENLKHRLNIEKEKYQTDLRIYLDSLKFS
- the LOC101240258 gene encoding uncharacterized protein LOC101240258 isoform X2; translated protein: METSIIIQVPHKERKFMLNDVLPSTKFVGDNVVGPNTRTLIENTLDNFLSSEIKKSKVQTNFLKTNSNLKELSPRSKNIVSNDFFSPYNGEKTNCDFENDVFKSVLKSVKIERKNENFDKSQKIITDEILKYELFQTDATDFKIEGVLPNFKNDHIRENLKSENQKSEFVMHLHSHEEPKVLELEKKNKGVNRDLKRKLKCDEKLQDNSNLETSIADDVNLPKKKRGRKPKQRGPFLHYLDIYVKNKAKYTNNDYLKNVSYKKSTDLNMEYQLNENLLVEPQTQLSLKNLKPHEDKGKELQKKNCCHTFGKKNLVQLSNKNYLLDDSSKILCNITTSFIDENKLQIKRKRGRPKLIKNNISEDKCSFYVDKTVDCILGYRNGKSSTEVLVLFRNGTSNWVEEGDLSKDFTLKNFFQNQNQNFSVMNRLPYKIHATGNNRIEKQIEVKERLDVEINNSMDIEIKEKCLNLNMTLESQYLSSESTNCINEKSHIDANIDISDSTNLNAINAPNLTNETLHELQSSIFPPNITNIQNNTFDQVSTLEKAISIVELNDLCKHVISSDHIKLYPYELKRPIVSRFDGDFMHIYLKHIPIALPAVLKELNDGLDLHSCSVLINLLEDCEISEKCQVVVISGIDEFFGHTRILEKLIKNPASVELKSYQEDVSMLRYLIQTIRNFSKPIVAVIKKAVSGLSASLISLFDMVFDEHCECVDQKDNKSNSINVSSNSNERESNECKNFVFPRVIGLTHNNEAQIMGNHPRQTSNDFNIFDISMFSCKNLSNQLRASVQHMCNNGEASFKNEVCLNESFTSDIINKHLTTPNVIDHTEQTVDIENLKHRLNIEKEKYQTDLRIYLDSLKFS